In Vitis vinifera cultivar Pinot Noir 40024 chromosome 17, ASM3070453v1, one genomic interval encodes:
- the LOC100257797 gene encoding protein MHF1 homolog isoform X1 codes for MEEARSELEREEDEEATELLRDRFRLSTISIVEAQAKKSDMEISEPIVACISDLAFKYTEQLAKDLELFSQHAGRKTVNMEDVILSAHRNKHLASSLRSFCNDLKAKEIPSERKRKKASRKEDKASTSVVHIPDL; via the exons ATGGAAGAAGCGAGAAGCGAATTGGAgagagaagaagatgaagaggcTACCGAGCTTCTAAGGGACCGATTCCGACTCTCCACCATCTCAATTGTGGAAGCTCAAG CGAAGAAAAGCGATATGGAAATCTCGGAGCCGATTGTGGCCTGCATTTCCGATTTGGCCTTCAAGTATACAG AACAGTTGGCAAAGGACCTTGAGTTATTTTCTCAGCATGCGGGTCGTAAGACTGTCAACATGGAAGATGTCATCCTCTCTG CACATAGAAACAAACATTTAGCCTCCTCCTTGAGGTCCTTCTGCAATGATCTCAAAGCAAAAGAAATCCCATCTGAGAGGAAGCGGAAGAAAGCATCAAGAAAGGAGGACAAAGCTTCCACCAGCGTGGTCCATATTCCAGATCTCTAA
- the LOC100257797 gene encoding protein MHF1 homolog isoform X2 translates to MEEARSELEREEDEEATELLRDRFRLSTISIVEAQAKKSDMEISEPIVACISDLAFKYTAHRNKHLASSLRSFCNDLKAKEIPSERKRKKASRKEDKASTSVVHIPDL, encoded by the exons ATGGAAGAAGCGAGAAGCGAATTGGAgagagaagaagatgaagaggcTACCGAGCTTCTAAGGGACCGATTCCGACTCTCCACCATCTCAATTGTGGAAGCTCAAG CGAAGAAAAGCGATATGGAAATCTCGGAGCCGATTGTGGCCTGCATTTCCGATTTGGCCTTCAAGTATACAG CACATAGAAACAAACATTTAGCCTCCTCCTTGAGGTCCTTCTGCAATGATCTCAAAGCAAAAGAAATCCCATCTGAGAGGAAGCGGAAGAAAGCATCAAGAAAGGAGGACAAAGCTTCCACCAGCGTGGTCCATATTCCAGATCTCTAA
- the LOC100257797 gene encoding protein MHF1 homolog isoform X3: MEEARSELEREEDEEATELLRDRFRLSTISIVEAQAKKSDMEISEPIVACISDLAFKYTEQLAKDLELFSQHAGRKTVNMEDVILSASSAGVGALKLAK; this comes from the exons ATGGAAGAAGCGAGAAGCGAATTGGAgagagaagaagatgaagaggcTACCGAGCTTCTAAGGGACCGATTCCGACTCTCCACCATCTCAATTGTGGAAGCTCAAG CGAAGAAAAGCGATATGGAAATCTCGGAGCCGATTGTGGCCTGCATTTCCGATTTGGCCTTCAAGTATACAG AACAGTTGGCAAAGGACCTTGAGTTATTTTCTCAGCATGCGGGTCGTAAGACTGTCAACATGGAAGATGTCATCCTCTCTG CATCTTCAGCTGGAGTTGGGGCTCTAAAGCTTGCCAAGTAA